From the Hymenobacter yonginensis genome, one window contains:
- a CDS encoding DoxX family protein produces the protein MELTPQFSAASRPDRTSAGNPVWLDALRLLLGVFLLIKGLSFLDHSTDVYYLLSQQQPWADLKKTSLFVSFFHIVGGLMIATGTLTRLALMCQLPILLGAVLLVNSQNGFNLANTELWTSLLVLLLCLMFMIVGPGRYSVDNKVFRQTK, from the coding sequence ATGGAACTCACCCCCCAATTCTCTGCCGCCTCCCGCCCAGACCGGACCAGTGCCGGCAACCCCGTTTGGCTGGATGCCCTCCGCCTGCTACTGGGCGTGTTCCTGCTCATCAAAGGGCTGTCGTTTCTGGACCACAGCACCGATGTGTACTACCTGCTCAGCCAGCAACAGCCCTGGGCCGACCTCAAAAAGACCTCACTATTCGTGAGCTTTTTCCACATTGTGGGTGGGCTAATGATTGCCACCGGCACCCTCACCCGCCTCGCCCTCATGTGCCAGCTCCCGATTCTGCTGGGCGCCGTACTGCTGGTGAACTCCCAGAACGGCTTCAACCTGGCCAACACCGAGCTGTGGACTTCACTGCTGGTACTGCTGCTGTGCCTCATGTTCATGATTGTGGGCCCAGGCCGGTACTCCGTCGACAACAAAGTGTTCCGCCAGACCAAGTAG
- a CDS encoding 4-hydroxy-3-methylbut-2-enyl diphosphate reductase has translation MNVTIDKNSGYCFGVEFAIQMAEDELAHDETLYCLGDIVHNRMEVERLHEKGLRIIDREQLEQLHDCKVLIRAHGEPPETYQLALRNNIELIDASCPVVLKLQNRVKHAFDASQRQNGQIVIYGQPGHAEVAGLTGQTGNRAIIVMTEADLDQVDFSRPVTLFSQTTKSTAGFYHMKAVMEERIRAAGGSLESFDANDSICRQVSNREPALAKFAVLHDVIIFVSGRKSSNGKALFSVVNKTNPRSYFVENEQELLDEWFQDAESVGICGATSTPMWLMERVKDRIEEVAASVA, from the coding sequence ATGAACGTCACCATAGATAAAAATTCCGGCTATTGCTTTGGCGTCGAATTCGCCATTCAGATGGCGGAGGATGAGCTGGCCCACGACGAAACCCTGTATTGCCTGGGCGACATCGTGCACAACCGCATGGAGGTGGAACGCCTGCACGAGAAGGGCCTGCGCATCATCGACCGGGAGCAGCTGGAGCAGCTGCACGACTGCAAGGTGCTGATCCGGGCGCACGGCGAGCCGCCGGAAACCTACCAGCTGGCTCTGCGCAACAACATCGAGCTGATTGATGCCTCGTGCCCGGTGGTGCTGAAGCTGCAGAACCGCGTGAAGCACGCCTTCGATGCCAGCCAGCGCCAGAATGGCCAGATTGTCATCTACGGCCAGCCCGGCCACGCCGAAGTTGCCGGCCTGACGGGCCAGACCGGCAACCGTGCCATCATCGTCATGACCGAAGCCGACCTCGACCAGGTGGACTTCTCGCGCCCCGTGACGCTCTTCAGCCAGACCACTAAAAGCACGGCCGGCTTCTACCATATGAAAGCCGTGATGGAAGAGCGTATTCGGGCGGCCGGCGGCTCGCTGGAGTCGTTCGATGCCAACGACAGCATCTGCCGGCAGGTAAGCAACCGCGAGCCGGCGCTGGCCAAGTTTGCGGTGCTGCACGACGTCATCATCTTTGTGAGCGGCCGCAAAAGCTCCAACGGTAAGGCCCTGTTTTCGGTAGTCAACAAAACCAACCCACGCAGCTACTTCGTGGAAAACGAGCAGGAGCTGCTCGATGAGTGGTTCCAGGATGCCGAATCCGTAGGAATCTGCGGCGCCACCAGCACGCCCATGTGGCTGATGGAGCGCGTGAAAGACCGGATTGAGGAAGTAGCCGCCAGCGTGGCGTAG
- the cmk gene encoding (d)CMP kinase codes for MRKIVIAIDGYSSCGKSTTAKAVAAELGYAYIDTGAMYRAVTLYLLEQGIAFDDLPRVEQALHELHITFKRNRKTGRNELCLDGAIREDEIRQMRISNLVSEVSGIPAVRHAMVAQQQRMARKRGVVMDGRDIGTTVFPDAEVKVFMTAEVLTRAERRQEELAAKGEQVAVEEIVENLRKRDHLDSTRTESPLRRAPDAVLLDTTHMMIDEQVDFVLERVSATLFALAVGAGPERNGNEVVV; via the coding sequence ATGAGAAAAATCGTCATTGCCATCGACGGCTACTCTTCGTGCGGCAAAAGCACGACGGCCAAAGCCGTGGCCGCCGAGCTGGGCTACGCCTACATCGATACCGGCGCCATGTACCGGGCCGTTACGCTCTACCTGCTGGAGCAGGGCATTGCCTTCGACGACCTGCCGCGCGTGGAGCAGGCCCTGCACGAGCTGCACATCACCTTCAAGCGCAACCGCAAAACCGGCCGCAACGAGCTGTGCCTCGATGGCGCCATCCGGGAAGATGAAATCCGGCAGATGCGCATTTCCAACCTCGTGAGCGAGGTGTCGGGCATTCCGGCGGTGCGCCACGCCATGGTGGCCCAGCAGCAGCGCATGGCCCGCAAGCGCGGCGTGGTGATGGACGGCCGCGACATCGGCACCACCGTATTTCCGGATGCCGAGGTGAAGGTGTTTATGACCGCCGAGGTGCTGACCCGCGCCGAGCGCCGCCAGGAAGAGCTGGCCGCCAAGGGCGAGCAGGTGGCGGTGGAGGAAATCGTGGAAAATCTGCGCAAGCGCGACCACCTCGACTCCACCCGTACTGAAAGCCCCCTGCGCCGCGCCCCCGACGCCGTGCTGCTTGATACCACCCACATGATGATCGACGAGCAGGTGGATTTCGTGCTGGAGCGGGTGTCGGCTACACTGTTTGCGCTGGCCGTCGGGGCCGGCCCCGAACGGAATGGCAATGAAGTGGTTGTATAA
- the ade gene encoding adenine deaminase, whose translation MPADFQLTANVIDLFANTIAPATLHIADGRIRSISPTGAPAPDPALPYALPGFVDAHVHVESSLLIPAEFARLAVVHGTVATVSDPHEIGNVLGVAGVEFMLESGRQVPFKFCFGAPSCVPATPFETAGAEITAQDIEQLFQNPEIGYLAEMMNWPGVLGRDAGVMEKIQLAQRYNRPVDGHAPGLRGADAAQYASAGISTDHECFTAAEALDKLAVGMKILIREGSAARNFDALIELLPEHYEHLMFCSDDKHPDTLVLGHINQLVQRAVALGHDVLKVLRVACLNPVEHYRLPVGLLREGDPADFIVVDDLTDFQVRQTYLNGELVAENGQTRIASVPGREVNNFHARPVAAAEFQLPAPNPEQPETKNEIRVIECFDGQLITARHDVPARVENGLVVPDVAQGILKLTVVNRYHAAPPAVAFIQGFGLKRGALASSVGHDSHNITAVGCDDESIARAVNLVMEAKGGLAAVGADGEELLLPLPVAGLMSGQDGYRVAADYAAIDALSRELGSPLGAPFMTLSFMALLVIPSLKLSDKGLFDGEAFRFVEAVV comes from the coding sequence ATGCCCGCCGATTTTCAGCTCACGGCCAACGTCATCGACCTGTTTGCCAATACCATAGCCCCGGCCACTCTGCACATTGCCGACGGCCGCATCCGGTCCATCAGCCCCACCGGCGCCCCGGCCCCCGACCCTGCCCTGCCCTACGCCCTGCCCGGCTTTGTGGATGCCCACGTGCACGTGGAAAGCTCCCTGCTGATTCCGGCGGAGTTTGCCCGGCTGGCCGTGGTGCACGGCACCGTGGCCACCGTCTCCGACCCGCACGAAATCGGCAACGTGCTGGGCGTGGCGGGCGTGGAGTTTATGCTGGAAAGCGGCCGGCAGGTGCCGTTCAAATTCTGCTTCGGGGCGCCCTCATGCGTGCCCGCTACGCCGTTTGAAACGGCCGGCGCCGAAATCACGGCCCAGGACATCGAGCAGCTGTTTCAGAACCCCGAAATCGGCTACCTGGCCGAAATGATGAACTGGCCCGGCGTGCTCGGCCGCGACGCCGGCGTGATGGAGAAAATCCAACTGGCCCAACGCTACAACCGCCCCGTGGACGGCCACGCGCCCGGCCTGCGCGGGGCCGATGCCGCCCAGTACGCCTCGGCTGGCATCAGCACCGACCACGAGTGCTTCACCGCCGCAGAAGCTCTCGACAAGCTGGCCGTGGGCATGAAGATTCTAATTCGGGAGGGCTCGGCGGCCCGCAACTTCGACGCCCTGATTGAGCTGCTGCCCGAGCATTACGAGCACCTGATGTTCTGCTCCGACGACAAGCACCCCGACACGCTGGTGCTGGGCCACATCAACCAGCTGGTGCAGCGAGCCGTGGCCCTGGGCCACGACGTACTGAAGGTGCTGCGCGTAGCCTGCCTGAACCCCGTGGAGCACTACCGCCTGCCTGTGGGCTTGCTGCGCGAAGGCGACCCCGCCGACTTCATCGTGGTGGACGACCTGACGGACTTCCAGGTGCGCCAGACCTACCTCAACGGCGAGCTGGTGGCCGAAAACGGCCAGACCCGCATTGCCTCGGTGCCCGGCCGCGAAGTCAACAACTTCCACGCCCGCCCCGTTGCGGCCGCCGAGTTCCAGCTCCCCGCCCCGAACCCCGAACAACCAGAAACGAAAAACGAAATCCGCGTTATCGAGTGCTTTGACGGTCAGCTCATCACGGCCCGCCACGATGTGCCGGCCCGGGTGGAAAACGGCTTAGTAGTGCCCGACGTGGCGCAAGGCATCCTGAAGCTGACCGTAGTGAACCGCTACCACGCCGCGCCGCCGGCCGTGGCCTTCATCCAGGGCTTTGGCCTGAAGCGCGGCGCTCTGGCCAGCAGCGTAGGCCACGACTCGCACAACATCACGGCCGTAGGCTGCGACGACGAGAGCATTGCCCGGGCCGTGAACCTGGTGATGGAAGCCAAAGGCGGCCTGGCCGCTGTGGGCGCCGACGGCGAGGAATTGCTGCTGCCGCTGCCCGTGGCCGGCCTCATGTCGGGCCAGGACGGCTACCGCGTGGCCGCCGACTACGCCGCCATCGACGCGCTGTCGCGGGAGCTTGGCTCGCCGCTGGGGGCGCCGTTCATGACGCTGTCGTTTATGGCGCTGCTGGTGATTCCCAGCCTCAAGCTATCCGACAAAGGCCTGTTCGACGGCGAGGCCTTCCGGTTTGTGGAAGCCGTGGTGTGA
- the sucD gene encoding succinate--CoA ligase subunit alpha produces the protein MSVLVNKDSKVIVQGFTGSEGSFHAQQMIEYGTNVVGGVTPGKGGTMHLDRPVFNTVAEAVEQAGADTSIIFVPPAFAADAIMEAADAGIKVIVTITEGIPTKDMIAVKEYLKGREGLRMIGPNCPGVMTAGECKVGIMPGFIFTKGKIGIVSKSGTLTYEAVDQLTKAGLGQTTAIGIGGDPIIGTTTKEAVELLMNDPETEGIVMIGEIGGGMEAEAARWIKETGNKKPVVGFIAGQTAPPGRRMGHAGAIVGGADDTAAAKMAIMRECGIHVVDSPAEIGDTMLRVLGGK, from the coding sequence ATGAGTGTTCTGGTAAACAAGGATTCTAAAGTGATTGTGCAGGGCTTTACCGGCTCTGAAGGCTCGTTCCACGCGCAGCAGATGATTGAGTACGGCACCAACGTGGTAGGCGGCGTAACGCCCGGCAAAGGCGGCACCATGCACCTCGACCGTCCCGTGTTCAACACCGTGGCCGAAGCCGTAGAGCAGGCCGGCGCCGACACCAGCATCATCTTCGTGCCCCCGGCTTTCGCTGCCGACGCTATTATGGAAGCGGCCGACGCGGGCATTAAAGTGATTGTCACCATCACCGAAGGCATCCCGACCAAGGACATGATTGCTGTGAAGGAATACCTGAAAGGCCGCGAAGGTCTGCGCATGATCGGGCCGAACTGCCCCGGCGTGATGACCGCCGGCGAGTGCAAAGTGGGCATCATGCCCGGCTTCATCTTCACGAAAGGCAAAATCGGCATCGTTTCCAAGTCGGGTACCCTGACCTACGAAGCGGTTGACCAGCTCACCAAAGCCGGCCTGGGCCAGACCACGGCCATCGGCATTGGCGGCGACCCCATCATCGGCACCACCACCAAAGAAGCGGTTGAGCTGCTCATGAACGACCCCGAAACTGAAGGCATCGTGATGATCGGCGAAATCGGCGGCGGCATGGAAGCCGAAGCTGCTCGCTGGATCAAGGAAACCGGCAACAAGAAGCCCGTAGTAGGCTTCATTGCCGGCCAGACCGCGCCTCCCGGTCGCCGCATGGGCCACGCCGGTGCCATCGTAGGCGGTGCCGACGACACAGCGGCTGCCAAAATGGCCATCATGCGTGAGTGCGGCATCCACGTGGTGGATTCGCCTGCCGAAATCGGCGACACCATGCTGCGCGTACTGGGCG
- the rimK gene encoding 30S ribosomal protein S6--L-glutamate ligase: MKLAILSREPKLYSTTRLVEAAVARGHEAVVLDHLHCNLVLEKGKPGIIYHGQKLEGFDAIIPRIGASVTFYGCAVVRQFEMMKVRTAVESQAIVRSRDKLRSMQILARAGVGMPKTAFTNYSDEVPAMIEQVGGAPVIIKLLEGTQGLGVVLAESAKAAQSVIEAFHNLKARIIVQEFIAESKGADLRAFVVNGEVVGAMKRQGKDGEFRSNLHRGGSGTLVKLSRAEKAAALLAAKSLGLGIAGVDMLQSKRGPLVLEVNSSPGLEGIEKATGLDIAGKIIEYTAEIAQKKKAKAVPKAAVAQPDSQPDTPQ, encoded by the coding sequence ATGAAACTGGCGATTCTGTCGCGTGAGCCGAAGCTATACTCCACCACGCGTCTCGTGGAGGCCGCCGTCGCGCGGGGCCACGAAGCCGTGGTGCTGGACCATCTGCACTGCAACCTGGTACTTGAAAAGGGCAAGCCCGGTATCATCTATCATGGCCAGAAGCTGGAAGGCTTCGACGCCATCATTCCGCGCATTGGGGCTTCGGTCACGTTTTATGGCTGCGCCGTGGTGCGGCAGTTTGAGATGATGAAAGTGCGCACGGCCGTGGAAAGCCAGGCCATAGTGCGCAGCCGCGATAAGCTCCGCTCCATGCAGATTCTGGCCCGCGCCGGCGTGGGCATGCCCAAAACCGCCTTCACCAACTACTCCGACGAAGTGCCGGCCATGATTGAGCAGGTAGGCGGCGCGCCGGTCATCATCAAGCTGCTGGAAGGCACCCAGGGCCTGGGCGTAGTGCTGGCTGAGTCGGCCAAGGCCGCGCAGTCGGTGATTGAGGCCTTCCACAACCTCAAGGCCCGCATCATCGTGCAGGAATTCATTGCCGAAAGCAAGGGCGCCGACCTGCGGGCCTTTGTGGTGAACGGCGAGGTAGTTGGGGCCATGAAGCGCCAGGGCAAAGATGGCGAGTTCCGCTCCAACCTGCATCGGGGCGGCTCGGGCACGCTCGTGAAGCTGAGCCGCGCCGAAAAAGCCGCCGCCCTGCTGGCCGCCAAGTCGCTAGGCCTGGGCATTGCGGGCGTGGATATGCTGCAAAGCAAGCGTGGACCTTTGGTGTTGGAAGTGAATTCGTCGCCGGGTCTGGAAGGCATCGAGAAGGCCACCGGCCTCGATATTGCCGGCAAAATAATCGAGTACACCGCGGAAATAGCGCAGAAGAAGAAAGCCAAAGCTGTGCCCAAGGCAGCCGTGGCCCAGCCCGACAGCCAGCCCGATACGCCGCAGTAG
- a CDS encoding response regulator has protein sequence MPKKLRSVVLIDDNETTIFLNNRLLTRLEVADNVLTFSRAEQAFDALWGTETTGAPAHGVPELVFVDLKMPGMDGFEFLQRFNELPEPVRQQTVLTVLTTSMHAADTARVAQYPNIEYLSKPLTEEKMSKLLQKRF, from the coding sequence ATGCCAAAAAAGCTGCGTAGTGTGGTGTTGATTGACGACAACGAAACCACCATTTTCCTGAACAACCGTCTGCTGACCCGGCTGGAGGTGGCCGACAACGTCCTGACGTTTTCCCGCGCCGAACAAGCGTTTGACGCCCTCTGGGGGACGGAGACGACCGGCGCTCCTGCCCACGGCGTGCCCGAGCTGGTGTTTGTGGATCTGAAGATGCCCGGCATGGACGGCTTCGAGTTTCTGCAACGCTTCAACGAGCTGCCCGAACCCGTGCGCCAGCAAACTGTCCTTACCGTGCTGACCACCTCCATGCACGCCGCCGACACCGCCCGCGTGGCCCAGTACCCCAACATCGAGTACCTCTCGAAGCCCCTGACGGAAGAAAAGATGAGCAAGCTGCTGCAAAAGCGGTTTTAA
- a CDS encoding O-acetyl-ADP-ribose deacetylase: MPHSSSPAADWRATAHRFGRLLLYRGDITRLDTAAIVNAANSSLLGGGGVDGAIHRAAGPALLDACRQLRAGHYGKGLATGEAVITTGGQLPAPYVIHTVGPVWNGGHKQQPQQLASCYRNSLQLAADRQLASVAFPGISTGIYGYPKPAAAAIAVREAREFLAQHPWPQEVVFVVFDQESEQLYQQALQLPAN, from the coding sequence ATGCCCCATTCCTCCTCCCCTGCCGCCGACTGGCGCGCCACTGCCCACCGCTTCGGCCGCCTCCTGCTCTACCGCGGCGACATCACCCGGCTCGACACCGCGGCCATCGTGAATGCCGCCAACTCCAGCCTTCTTGGCGGCGGGGGCGTCGATGGGGCTATTCACCGAGCTGCCGGCCCCGCCCTGCTGGACGCGTGCCGGCAGCTGCGGGCCGGCCACTACGGCAAAGGCTTGGCCACCGGCGAGGCGGTAATCACTACGGGCGGCCAGCTACCGGCGCCGTATGTCATCCACACGGTGGGGCCCGTCTGGAACGGCGGCCACAAGCAGCAGCCGCAGCAGCTGGCCAGCTGCTACCGCAACAGCCTGCAGCTGGCCGCCGACCGGCAGCTGGCCAGCGTGGCGTTTCCGGGTATCAGCACGGGCATCTACGGCTACCCCAAGCCGGCGGCGGCAGCCATTGCCGTGCGGGAGGCGCGGGAATTTCTGGCGCAGCACCCGTGGCCGCAGGAAGTGGTGTTTGTGGTATTCGACCAGGAAAGCGAGCAGCTCTATCAGCAGGCACTTCAACTGCCTGCCAACTAG
- a CDS encoding alpha/beta fold hydrolase → MPTRLHFQKFGSGPRVVLAFHGYGQSSGHWRTLAPVLGPDLTVYAFDLFYHGRSQLLKADAPLSKQRLGELLEEFLQENSIDTFHLLAFSMGAKFALTLAERQPQRVEGIWLVAPDGLQRQFWYALATYPPWMRGVLGRAVLRPERLLRFLGALGQRRVVPPNLVHFAKWQLDSREKRLRVYRSWVGFRRLTFNLRQLAQVLNRRPTPVTFFLGRYDLVIPQAGLARFIGSLQSARTVVLEAGHGGLLAYLATYLHQHPEMRL, encoded by the coding sequence ATGCCCACCCGTCTGCACTTTCAGAAATTCGGCTCCGGCCCGCGGGTGGTGCTGGCGTTTCATGGCTACGGGCAAAGCAGCGGGCACTGGCGCACGCTGGCCCCAGTGCTGGGTCCAGATTTGACGGTGTATGCCTTCGACCTGTTCTACCACGGCCGCAGCCAGCTGCTGAAGGCCGATGCGCCCCTGAGCAAGCAGCGCCTCGGCGAGTTGCTGGAGGAGTTTCTGCAGGAAAACAGCATCGACACCTTTCACCTGCTAGCGTTCAGCATGGGCGCTAAGTTTGCCCTGACCCTGGCCGAACGGCAGCCGCAACGGGTGGAAGGTATCTGGCTGGTAGCACCCGACGGCCTGCAGCGGCAGTTCTGGTACGCGCTGGCCACCTATCCGCCGTGGATGCGCGGGGTGCTGGGGCGGGCCGTGCTGCGGCCGGAGCGGCTGCTGCGCTTTCTGGGGGCGCTGGGGCAGCGCCGGGTGGTGCCGCCCAACCTGGTGCACTTCGCTAAGTGGCAGCTCGACAGCCGCGAAAAGCGGCTGCGGGTGTACCGGAGCTGGGTGGGGTTCCGGCGCCTCACGTTCAACCTGCGCCAGCTGGCGCAGGTGCTGAACCGGCGCCCGACGCCCGTTACGTTCTTCCTGGGCCGCTACGACCTGGTGATTCCGCAGGCGGGCCTGGCGCGGTTTATCGGCTCGTTGCAGTCGGCGCGCACGGTGGTGCTGGAGGCCGGCCACGGCGGGCTGCTGGCGTACCTGGCCACCTATCTGCACCAGCACCCCGAAATGCGACTTTAA
- a CDS encoding ATP-dependent zinc protease family protein, with protein sequence MKKLRVPKRVVGRRELVDFPQFQLWGVEAKVDTGAYTSAIHCSNIHLATRPDGRQCLHVQLLDPSHPNFDGTPMEFTDFSLRDIKSSNGDVQERYVIRAVMRIFGEDFDTEFSLSDRSDMKYPVLLGRLLLRHGRFVVDVTRRNVSYRAQQAAQSSPS encoded by the coding sequence ATGAAAAAGCTGCGTGTACCAAAGCGGGTAGTGGGCCGGCGCGAGCTGGTGGATTTTCCGCAGTTTCAGCTGTGGGGCGTGGAGGCCAAGGTGGACACCGGCGCTTACACCAGTGCCATCCACTGCTCCAACATTCATCTGGCTACCCGGCCCGACGGCCGCCAGTGCCTGCACGTGCAATTGCTGGACCCGTCGCACCCGAATTTCGACGGTACGCCCATGGAATTCACCGACTTCAGTCTGCGCGACATCAAAAGCTCCAACGGCGACGTGCAGGAACGCTACGTTATCCGGGCAGTTATGCGGATATTTGGCGAGGATTTCGACACCGAATTCTCGTTGTCCGACCGGTCCGATATGAAGTATCCCGTGCTGTTGGGCCGTTTGCTGCTACGCCACGGCCGCTTTGTGGTCGATGTGACGCGGCGCAATGTATCCTACCGCGCCCAGCAGGCCGCGCAATCGTCGCCGTCCTGA
- a CDS encoding PQQ-dependent sugar dehydrogenase produces MLLLAPLVLAASAPGRPVAPAAADANLSKIKLPAGFTISYFAQGVKSARELAVGPDGTVYVGTKDDKVYALPDRNKDGRADEVVTIATGLNAPNGVAVRNGALYVAEINRILRYDNIAGTLRQKPKPAVVYGQLPNKDWHGYRYIAFGPDGKLYVPVGAPCNSCLPEEPIYGTINRLNPDGSGLEVFAQGVRNTVGFDWSPQDKALWFTDNGRDMLGDNLPADELNRAASAGLHFGFPYFFAGDVPDPQLSKGRSADTYQKPARKLGPHVAALGMKFYTGKQFPAQYRNQILIPEHGSWNRTSKLGYRITMVKLDASGKQATGYETFAEGWLQGQKAWGRPVCLLVLPDGSLLVSDDQNDAVYRISYKG; encoded by the coding sequence ATGCTGCTGCTTGCCCCGCTGGTGCTGGCGGCTTCCGCGCCCGGCCGCCCAGTGGCCCCGGCCGCCGCCGATGCCAACCTGAGCAAGATCAAGCTCCCGGCCGGCTTCACCATCAGCTACTTTGCCCAGGGCGTGAAAAGCGCCCGGGAGCTGGCCGTGGGCCCCGATGGCACCGTGTACGTGGGCACCAAGGACGACAAAGTGTACGCCTTGCCCGACCGCAACAAAGACGGCCGCGCCGATGAGGTAGTGACCATCGCCACTGGTCTGAACGCCCCCAACGGCGTGGCTGTGCGCAACGGCGCCCTCTACGTGGCCGAAATCAACCGGATTCTGCGCTACGACAACATTGCGGGCACGCTCCGGCAGAAGCCCAAGCCGGCCGTGGTGTATGGCCAGCTGCCCAACAAGGACTGGCACGGCTACCGCTACATTGCCTTCGGGCCCGATGGCAAGCTGTACGTGCCGGTGGGCGCGCCCTGCAACTCCTGCCTGCCCGAGGAGCCCATCTACGGCACCATCAACCGCCTCAACCCTGATGGCAGCGGCCTGGAAGTGTTTGCCCAGGGTGTGCGCAACACGGTCGGGTTCGACTGGAGCCCCCAGGACAAAGCCCTTTGGTTTACGGACAACGGCCGCGACATGCTCGGCGACAACCTGCCCGCCGACGAGCTGAACCGCGCCGCCAGCGCCGGCCTGCACTTCGGTTTCCCCTACTTCTTCGCCGGCGACGTGCCCGACCCGCAGCTCAGCAAAGGCCGCTCCGCCGACACCTACCAGAAACCCGCCCGCAAGCTGGGGCCGCACGTGGCGGCGCTGGGCATGAAGTTCTACACCGGCAAGCAGTTCCCGGCGCAATACCGCAACCAAATCCTGATTCCGGAGCACGGCTCCTGGAACCGCACCAGCAAGCTCGGCTACCGCATCACAATGGTGAAGCTGGATGCCAGCGGCAAGCAGGCCACCGGCTACGAAACCTTCGCCGAAGGCTGGCTGCAGGGCCAGAAAGCCTGGGGCCGCCCCGTGTGCCTACTGGTGCTGCCCGACGGCTCCCTACTCGTCAGCGACGACCAGAACGACGCCGTGTACCGCATCAGCTACAAAGGGTGA
- a CDS encoding DUF502 domain-containing protein, protein MRRLINYFLNGFLIVAPIGLTMYILYSLLRWLNDLFAGLSFDVPGLGLVVAVLLITAVGFVAKSFMVRPFLVIAERILHRTPLVSIIYSSLKDLFDAFVGDNQKFNCPVLVRLNAQDNVFKMGFVTQDDLAALHRPDLVAVYFPHSYNFSGELVLVPQASVTHLDLPSSDAMKFIVSGGVSRLG, encoded by the coding sequence ATGCGCAGACTGATCAACTACTTCCTCAACGGCTTCCTCATTGTGGCGCCCATCGGCCTCACGATGTACATTCTCTACTCGCTGCTGCGTTGGCTCAACGACCTGTTTGCGGGGCTGAGCTTCGACGTGCCGGGGCTGGGACTGGTGGTGGCGGTGCTGCTGATTACGGCCGTGGGCTTCGTGGCGAAGTCGTTTATGGTGCGGCCGTTTCTGGTGATTGCCGAGCGGATTCTGCACCGCACGCCGCTGGTGAGCATCATCTACTCCAGCCTCAAAGACCTGTTCGACGCCTTCGTCGGCGACAACCAGAAGTTCAACTGCCCGGTGCTGGTGCGCCTCAACGCCCAGGACAACGTGTTCAAGATGGGCTTCGTCACCCAGGACGACCTGGCCGCGCTGCACCGCCCCGATCTGGTGGCCGTGTACTTTCCACACTCCTACAACTTCTCCGGCGAGCTGGTGCTGGTGCCGCAGGCTAGCGTCACGCACCTAGACCTGCCCAGCTCCGATGCCATGAAGTTCATTGTGTCCGGCGGCGTGTCGCGGCTGGGGTAG
- a CDS encoding 2TM domain-containing protein, producing the protein METTDRDPQLWRIAKDRAKFKSHLLTYVVVNLLLWSIWAVTEHHDHRGIPWPVWPTVFWGFGVFMNGLGVYGGFGKAQLSEREYEKLVRRQREGRL; encoded by the coding sequence ATGGAAACCACCGACCGTGACCCCCAACTGTGGCGCATCGCAAAAGACCGCGCCAAATTCAAGTCGCACCTGCTCACTTACGTCGTTGTGAACCTGCTGCTCTGGTCCATCTGGGCCGTGACCGAGCACCACGACCACCGCGGTATTCCATGGCCGGTATGGCCCACCGTGTTCTGGGGATTTGGCGTGTTCATGAACGGCCTGGGCGTATACGGCGGCTTCGGCAAAGCCCAGCTTTCAGAGCGCGAGTACGAGAAGCTGGTGCGCCGGCAGCGCGAAGGCCGGTTGTAG